CCAGGTCAGCCTTGTTCAGGAAAACCACGATGTACGGAACGCCTACCTGACGGGACAGCAGGATGTGCTCACGAGTTTGTGGCATCGGACCATCGGCAGCCGAGCAAACCAGGATCGCGCCGTCCATCTGGGCAGCACCGGTGATCATGTTCTTCACGTAGTCAGCGTGACCTGGGCAGTCAACGTGAGCGTAGTGACGAATGTTCGAGTTGTACTCAACGTGCGCGGTGTTGATGGTGATACCGCGAGCTTTTTCTTCTGGAGCGCTGTCGATCTTGTCGAATTCAACTACGGCCGAACCGAAAACTTCGGAGCAGACGCGAGTCAGAGCAGCGGTCAGAGTGGTTTTACCGTGGTCAACGTGGCCGATGGTGCCAACGTTTACGTGCGGTAGGGAACGATCAAATTTTTCTTTAGCCACGACAATTAACTCCTAGCCTAAAGGGGCTGAATCAGCCTTGTTTTTTGGTAACGGATTCGACGATGTGCGACGGAGCCGTATCGTATTTTTTGAATTCCATAGAGTAGCTTGCGCGACCCTGAGACATGGAACGAACGTCGGTCGCATAACCGAACATCTCACCCAGTGGAACTTCGGCACGGATAACCTTGCCGGACACTGTGTCTTCCATACCCTGGATCATGCCGCGACGACGGTTAAGGTCGCCCATCACGTCACCCATATAGTCTTCAGGCGTAACAACCTCTACCGCCATGATCGGCTCGAGCAACTCACCACCGCCCTTCTGGGCCAGTTGCTTGGTCGCCATGGAGGCAGCCACTTTAAACGCCATCTCGTTGGAGTCGACGTCGTGGTAAGAACCATCGAACACGGTAGCCTTCAGGCCGATCAGCGGATAGCCGGCAACAACGCCGTTCTTCATCTGCTCTTCGATACCCTTCTGGATAGCCGGGATGTATTCCTTAGGAACCACACCACCTACTACTTCGTTCAGGAATTGCAGACCCTCCTGACCTTCGTCAGCAGGAGCAAAGCGAATCCAGCAGTGACCGAACTGGCCACGACCACCGGACTGACGAACGAACTTGCCTTCGATTTCGCAGTTCTTCGTGATGCGCTCACGGTACGAAACTTGAGGCTTGCCGATGTTGGCTTCGACGTTGAACTCACGGCGCATCCGGTCAACCAGGATGTCCAGGTGCAGCTCGCCCATGCCGGAGATGATCGTTTGACCAGTCTCTTCATCAGTTTTAACGCGGAAAGACGGGTCTTCCTGAGCCAGCTTGCCCAGAGCGATACCCATTTTTTCCTGGTCATCCTTGGTCTTAGGCTCTACGGCAACCGAAATAACCGGCTCCGGGAAGTCCATGCGAACCAGGATGATTGGCTTGTCAGCGTTGCAGAGGGTTTCACCAGTGGTGACGTCCTTCATGCCGATCAGGGCCGCGATGTCGCCAGCGCGTACTTCCTTGATCTCTTCACGGGCGTTTGCGTGCATTTGCACCATACGACCCACGCGCTCTTTCTTGCCTTTGACCGAGTTGATCACGCCGTCGCCGGAGTTCAACACGCCCGAGTAAACGCGGACGAAGGTCAGAGTACCCACGAATGGGTCGGTAGCGATCTTGAACGCCAAAGCCGCGAACGGCTCGTCGTCACTTGCATGACGCTCCATCTCTTCTTCCTCGTTATCAGGGTTGGAACCCTTGATAGCAGGAATGTCGGTCGGAGCAGGCAGGAAGTCGATAACGGCGTCGAGAACCAGGGGAACACCCTTGTTCTTGAAGGACGAACCGCAAACAGCCAGAACGATTTCGCCAGCGATAGTACGCTGACGCAGAGCAGCCTTGATCTCGGCGATCGACAGCTCTTCACCTTCCAGGTACTTGTTCATCAGCTCTTCACTGGCTTCAGCCGCAGCTTCAACCATGTTGCTGCGCCATTCAGTGGCCAGCTCGAGCATGTCCGCAGGGATTTCCTTGCGAACAGGAACCATACCCTTGTCAGAGTCGTTCCAGTAAACAGCTTGCATGTTGATCAGGTCGATCTGGCCCTGGAAGTTGTCTTCCGAACCGATAGCCAGCTGGATCGGCACCGGAGTGTGACCCAGACGCTGTTTGATCTGACCGATCACGCGCAGGAAGTTGGCACCAGCACGGTCCATCTTGTTTACGTAAACAAGACGTGGAACGCCGTATTTGTTGGCTTGACGCCATACGGTTTCCGACTGAGGCTCAACACCCGAAGTACCGCAGAACACAACGACAGCGCCGTCGAGTACGCGCAGGGAACGTTCTACTTCAATAGTGAAGTCTACGTGGCCCGGGGTATCGATTACGTTGAAGCGATGCTCGTGCGGGTACTGCTTCTCGGAACCTTTCCAGAAGGCGGTAATGGCAGCAGAAGTAATGGTAATACCACGCTCCTGCTCCTGAACCATCCAGTCTGTGGTCGCGGCGCCGTCATGCACCTCGCCCATTTTGTGACTTTTGCCAGTGTAAAAAAGGACGCGCTCGGTGGTGGTGGTTTTACCAGCATCCACGTGAGCGACGATACCGATGTTACGGTAGCGACTAATCGGAGTAGTACGAGCCATAAAGCCCTCGCAAAATTAGTGAAGCTAAAATTAGAAGCGGTAGTGCGAGAAAGCTTTGTTAGCTTCGGCCATACGGTGCACGTCTTCACGCTTCTTAACAGCAGCACCTTTACCTTCAGCAGCATCCAGCAGCTCGCCAGCCAAGCGCAGAGCCATAGACTTCTCGCCACGCTTGCGGGCGAAGTCTACCAACCAGCGCATTGCCAGAGCGTTACGACGGGACGGACGAACTTCGACCGGAACCTGGTAAGTAGCACCACCAACGCGGCGCGACTTCACTTCGACCAGCGGAGCGATGGCGTCGAGTGCTTTTTCGAAGAGTTCCAGGGGATCGGTGCCGGTCTTGCGAGCCGCAACGGTTTCCAGGGCACCATAAACGATACGCTCG
This genomic window from Pseudomonas kribbensis contains:
- the fusA gene encoding elongation factor G: MARTTPISRYRNIGIVAHVDAGKTTTTERVLFYTGKSHKMGEVHDGAATTDWMVQEQERGITITSAAITAFWKGSEKQYPHEHRFNVIDTPGHVDFTIEVERSLRVLDGAVVVFCGTSGVEPQSETVWRQANKYGVPRLVYVNKMDRAGANFLRVIGQIKQRLGHTPVPIQLAIGSEDNFQGQIDLINMQAVYWNDSDKGMVPVRKEIPADMLELATEWRSNMVEAAAEASEELMNKYLEGEELSIAEIKAALRQRTIAGEIVLAVCGSSFKNKGVPLVLDAVIDFLPAPTDIPAIKGSNPDNEEEEMERHASDDEPFAALAFKIATDPFVGTLTFVRVYSGVLNSGDGVINSVKGKKERVGRMVQMHANAREEIKEVRAGDIAALIGMKDVTTGETLCNADKPIILVRMDFPEPVISVAVEPKTKDDQEKMGIALGKLAQEDPSFRVKTDEETGQTIISGMGELHLDILVDRMRREFNVEANIGKPQVSYRERITKNCEIEGKFVRQSGGRGQFGHCWIRFAPADEGQEGLQFLNEVVGGVVPKEYIPAIQKGIEEQMKNGVVAGYPLIGLKATVFDGSYHDVDSNEMAFKVAASMATKQLAQKGGGELLEPIMAVEVVTPEDYMGDVMGDLNRRRGMIQGMEDTVSGKVIRAEVPLGEMFGYATDVRSMSQGRASYSMEFKKYDTAPSHIVESVTKKQG
- the rpsG gene encoding 30S ribosomal protein S7 → MPRRRVAAKREILDDPKYGSQILAKFMNHVMESGKKAVAERIVYGALETVAARKTGTDPLELFEKALDAIAPLVEVKSRRVGGATYQVPVEVRPSRRNALAMRWLVDFARKRGEKSMALRLAGELLDAAEGKGAAVKKREDVHRMAEANKAFSHYRF